The Planococcus liqunii genome includes a region encoding these proteins:
- a CDS encoding DUF350 domain-containing protein, giving the protein MSETGFWTHPLVETAGYFSVVVLCLIVSMVIFEIVTKYKNWEEIKKGNLAVAMATGGKIFGVTNIFRFSIEEHNSLAQMIGWGLYGFSLLIFAYLLFEFLTPKFNVDQEIENDNRSVGFISLTISVGLSYVVGASI; this is encoded by the coding sequence ATGTCAGAAACAGGTTTTTGGACGCATCCGCTGGTAGAAACAGCTGGATACTTCAGTGTGGTTGTATTGTGTTTAATCGTTTCCATGGTGATTTTTGAAATCGTCACCAAGTATAAAAACTGGGAAGAAATTAAAAAAGGGAATTTGGCAGTAGCGATGGCAACCGGAGGCAAAATTTTCGGAGTTACAAACATCTTCCGTTTTTCCATTGAAGAGCATAACTCGCTGGCGCAAATGATCGGCTGGGGGCTGTATGGATTTTCGCTGCTGATTTTTGCGTACCTGCTGTTTGAATTTCTGACGCCTAAATTCAATGTGGACCAGGAAATTGAAAATGACAACCGCTCCGTCGGTTTTATTTCATTGACCATTTCAGTCGGACTGTCTTACGTCGTTGGCGCAAGTATTTAA
- the zapA gene encoding cell division protein ZapA: protein MAEDHKIRTSVKIYGYTYKIVGAETSAHMESVATIVDKKMREIHAVAPSLDSSKLAVLTAVNTVHDNLKLKERVEQLENELRKLKG, encoded by the coding sequence TTGGCAGAGGATCACAAAATCCGCACTTCGGTAAAGATATATGGCTATACTTATAAAATCGTCGGCGCTGAGACTTCTGCACATATGGAGTCCGTCGCAACGATTGTGGACAAGAAGATGCGTGAAATCCATGCGGTGGCCCCATCTCTCGACAGTTCAAAGCTCGCTGTACTGACAGCAGTCAATACGGTACATGATAATCTTAAACTGAAAGAGCGGGTAGAACAATTAGAAAATGAATTGAGAAAGTTGAAGGGTTGA
- the rnhC gene encoding ribonuclease HIII: MSNTVLQLPEESLLQVINHYENKQIAAKAPYIRFTAKLADTVVTVYKSGKVMFQGAGAEREAARWGSASPSAAKTASTNGDTLPPDFVKKSVLGSDETGTGDFFGPITVAACYVPAEGVALAHELGVKDSKQLTDDYMRKIAPDLKEAFTYSVLTLKNDKYNTIQSKGWSQGKIKALLHNQALKHVLRKIAPEKPDAILIDQFAERGIYYKHIKDEEEIIRENVLFSTKAEGLHVSVACASIIARVAFLEEMDALSRKAGVTLPKGAGKIVDEAAAKILLKHGEEFLQSVTKVHFANTKKAKDLAKKHWR; encoded by the coding sequence ATGTCAAATACCGTGCTCCAACTTCCAGAGGAAAGTCTCCTCCAAGTGATCAATCATTACGAAAACAAGCAAATTGCAGCGAAAGCGCCGTACATCCGTTTTACCGCGAAATTGGCCGATACTGTCGTCACCGTCTACAAATCCGGCAAGGTAATGTTCCAGGGCGCCGGCGCCGAACGTGAAGCGGCACGCTGGGGTTCCGCCTCCCCTTCCGCTGCTAAAACCGCCTCCACAAACGGCGATACGCTGCCGCCGGATTTCGTGAAAAAATCCGTTCTTGGCTCGGATGAAACCGGAACCGGTGATTTTTTCGGGCCGATTACAGTCGCTGCCTGCTACGTGCCTGCCGAAGGAGTGGCGCTCGCCCATGAACTCGGAGTAAAAGACTCGAAGCAATTGACCGACGACTACATGCGAAAGATCGCGCCGGATTTAAAAGAAGCATTTACTTATAGCGTACTGACTTTGAAAAACGACAAATACAACACTATCCAAAGCAAAGGCTGGTCCCAAGGAAAAATCAAAGCGCTGCTGCACAATCAGGCCTTGAAGCATGTCCTCCGCAAGATCGCGCCGGAAAAACCCGACGCCATCCTGATCGACCAGTTTGCCGAACGCGGCATCTACTACAAGCATATTAAAGACGAAGAAGAAATCATCCGTGAAAACGTCCTGTTTTCCACGAAAGCGGAAGGGCTTCATGTGTCTGTTGCCTGCGCATCGATCATAGCCCGCGTCGCTTTCCTGGAAGAAATGGACGCACTCAGCCGAAAAGCCGGTGTTACTTTGCCGAAGGGTGCCGGTAAAATTGTTGACGAAGCGGCAGCGAAGATCTTGTTGAAGCACGGTGAAGAGTTTTTGCAGTCGGTGACAAAAGTGCATTTTGCGAATACGAAGAAAGCGAAGGATTTAGCAAAAAAACACTGGAGGTAA
- the polX gene encoding DNA polymerase/3'-5' exonuclease PolX, which produces MNKKIIIRTLEKIALYMELKGENPFKVSAFRKAAQALELDQRSLDEIDDVTKLKGIGKGTGDVIIDLMENGKSSVLEELQEEVPKGLVPLMKLQGMGGKKIAKLYKELGIDSAESLKQACLDHQIQKLPGFGPKSEDKILKELMEFDSKPGRHPIWKTEEAVEFINGVLSEIKEVSEYSVAGSYRRTKETSKDLDFIVATAQPAAVKEQLLAALPIQETIASGDTKVSVTVEFQDPIDIDFRLVAPEEFVTALHHFTGSKDHNVKMRQLAKSQNKKISEYGVEQEDGTVATFASETDFYAHFGLPFIPPTVREDGRELDLLDDIPQLVELVDIQGDMHMHTTWSDGAHSLTEMIDACRAHNYNYMVITDHSEYLKVANGLTPERLLKQNAEIRELNKKYDDIEVLSGTEMDILPDGTLDFDDSVLEQLDFVIASIHSSFQQPQEQIMARLLTAMKNPHVDMIAHPTGRIVGQRGGYDPDMEQLLDWAKEYGKIVELNASPYRLDLAVEHLEMAQEKGVPVAINTDAHAIEQLDVMAIGVRHAQKAWLKKDNVVNTWPFEKLKEYLKK; this is translated from the coding sequence ATGAATAAAAAAATTATCATCAGAACACTTGAAAAAATTGCATTGTATATGGAACTTAAAGGGGAAAACCCGTTCAAAGTATCGGCATTCCGAAAAGCGGCACAGGCGCTTGAACTTGATCAGCGCAGCCTTGACGAAATCGACGATGTGACAAAACTGAAAGGCATCGGCAAAGGGACGGGCGACGTCATCATCGACTTGATGGAGAACGGCAAATCGTCTGTGCTGGAAGAGCTTCAGGAAGAAGTGCCAAAAGGGCTTGTGCCGTTGATGAAGTTGCAGGGTATGGGCGGCAAGAAAATCGCCAAGCTCTATAAAGAACTGGGCATTGATTCCGCTGAATCGTTGAAACAGGCGTGCCTTGACCACCAGATCCAGAAACTGCCAGGCTTCGGGCCGAAATCCGAAGACAAGATTTTGAAAGAATTGATGGAATTCGATTCCAAACCGGGGCGCCACCCAATCTGGAAAACAGAAGAAGCAGTGGAGTTTATCAATGGAGTTTTGTCAGAGATCAAAGAAGTCAGTGAATACTCGGTGGCGGGCAGCTACCGCCGCACGAAAGAAACAAGCAAGGACCTTGATTTTATTGTTGCCACCGCACAACCGGCAGCCGTTAAAGAGCAATTGCTTGCCGCCTTGCCGATTCAGGAAACCATCGCTTCGGGGGATACAAAGGTTTCTGTGACAGTGGAATTCCAGGATCCGATCGACATCGATTTCCGCCTTGTGGCGCCGGAAGAATTCGTTACGGCATTGCATCACTTTACGGGATCGAAAGACCATAACGTGAAAATGCGGCAGCTTGCGAAATCGCAGAATAAGAAAATCAGTGAATACGGCGTAGAGCAGGAAGACGGAACGGTGGCGACATTTGCGTCCGAAACCGACTTTTATGCTCATTTTGGCTTGCCGTTCATTCCACCGACGGTGCGGGAAGACGGCCGGGAACTGGATTTGTTGGATGACATTCCGCAGCTGGTCGAGTTGGTCGACATCCAAGGCGATATGCACATGCACACGACTTGGTCGGATGGAGCCCACTCATTGACCGAAATGATTGATGCATGCCGTGCTCATAATTATAATTATATGGTCATCACCGACCATTCCGAGTACTTGAAAGTCGCCAACGGCTTAACCCCGGAGCGCTTATTGAAACAGAACGCGGAAATCCGCGAGCTGAATAAAAAATACGATGACATCGAAGTACTTTCAGGAACTGAAATGGACATCCTGCCGGACGGTACGCTCGATTTTGACGATAGCGTGCTCGAACAGCTTGATTTTGTCATCGCAAGCATTCATTCGAGTTTTCAGCAGCCACAGGAACAGATTATGGCTCGCCTGTTGACGGCGATGAAAAATCCGCATGTCGACATGATTGCCCACCCGACGGGCCGCATTGTTGGACAGCGGGGCGGGTACGATCCAGATATGGAGCAGTTGCTCGACTGGGCAAAAGAATATGGCAAAATTGTCGAACTCAATGCCAGTCCGTATCGTTTGGACTTGGCAGTGGAACACCTGGAAATGGCGCAGGAAAAAGGCGTGCCGGTAGCCATCAATACGGACGCACATGCCATTGAACAGCTCGACGTTATGGCCATCGGTGTCCGCCATGCCCAAAAAGCCTGGCTGAAAAAGGACAACGTCGTCAACACATGGCCGTTTGAAAAACTGAAAGAATACCTGAAAAAATAG
- a CDS encoding CvpA family protein, whose product MLDIILLILLIGGIIVGAKRGLVLQLIHMVGFIVALVVAYLYYKPLADYFVLWVPYPVVNDESRFTIAIEQLDLDQTFYQLFAFALIFFVVKFGLQLIATMFDFLKYLPVLGFVSRILGAVLGFVEVYILLFIFIYVFALLPMDAVQSQLENSGIAQSMLERTPYFSEKVKEWWYIYT is encoded by the coding sequence ATGCTTGATATTATTTTATTGATTTTGCTGATTGGCGGCATCATTGTCGGCGCCAAAAGGGGTTTGGTGCTGCAGCTGATCCACATGGTAGGGTTTATTGTCGCACTCGTCGTTGCTTATCTTTACTACAAACCCCTGGCTGATTATTTTGTGCTGTGGGTGCCATATCCGGTTGTCAATGATGAATCACGGTTTACTATCGCCATCGAACAGCTTGATCTGGATCAGACCTTTTACCAGCTTTTCGCTTTTGCGCTGATTTTCTTCGTGGTGAAGTTCGGTTTGCAGCTGATTGCAACGATGTTCGATTTTCTCAAATATCTGCCGGTCCTTGGATTTGTCAGCAGAATATTAGGGGCGGTTTTAGGATTTGTCGAAGTATACATACTCCTGTTCATTTTCATTTACGTGTTTGCGCTGCTTCCCATGGATGCGGTCCAAAGCCAGCTCGAGAACTCAGGCATTGCGCAGTCGATGCTCGAACGAACGCCTTATTTCTCTGAGAAAGTAAAAGAATGGTGGTATATTTATACGTAA
- a CDS encoding endonuclease MutS2, with protein MIAERALRTLEFYKIRDEVAKYCTSSLGKAKIDELLPSTDINEVNRLLEEMDEGAQVLRVKGNVPMGGIFDIRMHAKRAQIGGSLSPMELMEVSSTIRASRILRQFFEGIREEGDIKIPHFLEKKESMPILTALEHDINMCIDDNGGVLDSASSTLRTIRQQLRAQESRVRERLESLIRGKNASKMLSDSIVTIRNDRYVIPVKQEYRSHYGGIVHDQSSSGQTLFIEPDAVVQANNEVRRLKMKEKEEIDRILQMLSAQVQEVAHELFELVEVLGEIDLILAKAKYGSAKKCSKPEMNTEGHINLRKARHPLIPIDEVVANDIEFGRDVTAIVITGPNTGGKTVTLKTVGLFTLMAQAGIPIPALDGSELAVFDQVFADIGDEQSIEQSLSTFSSHMVNIVDILTKFDEQSLVIFDELGAGTDPQEGAALAISLLDEVHGRGARVIATTHYPELKAYAYNRPGVENASVEFDVETLSPTYRLLIGVPGRSNAFEISKRLGLPEHIIKHAQSFTSTDRREVDSMIASLEKSRRESERDAEQSKELLEQAEHLKNDLEEQLKQYENQKEKLEEKAKEKARKIVEQATREAEGVMSELRKMQMDQASSIKEHQLIDAKKRLEAAMPENRVLKKAAKANQTRELKPNDEVKVISFGQKGTLVEKVSANEWIVQIGILKMKLPETDLQYTKPEKQKETRTMATLKNRDSHVKLELDLRGERYEDAIVRVEKYIDDALLSNYHQVSIIHGKGTGALRQGVQQYLKKHPRVKSYRFGEAGEGGSGVTVAELK; from the coding sequence TTGATCGCTGAACGCGCATTGAGAACGCTCGAATTTTATAAAATCCGCGATGAAGTGGCAAAATACTGCACGTCTTCGCTTGGAAAAGCCAAAATCGATGAGCTTTTGCCATCGACCGATATCAATGAAGTCAACCGCCTTCTGGAAGAAATGGACGAAGGAGCGCAGGTGCTCCGCGTAAAAGGGAATGTGCCGATGGGTGGCATTTTCGACATCCGTATGCATGCAAAACGCGCACAAATCGGCGGAAGTTTGAGCCCGATGGAATTGATGGAAGTTTCATCGACAATCCGGGCAAGCCGCATCCTTCGACAGTTCTTTGAAGGCATCCGCGAAGAAGGGGATATAAAGATCCCCCACTTCCTGGAGAAAAAAGAATCGATGCCGATTCTAACTGCGCTGGAACATGACATCAATATGTGCATCGATGACAACGGCGGGGTACTGGATAGTGCCAGTTCCACGCTGCGCACGATCCGCCAGCAGCTGCGCGCCCAGGAAAGCCGGGTGCGCGAACGCCTGGAAAGCCTGATCCGCGGCAAAAACGCATCAAAAATGCTGTCGGATTCGATTGTCACGATCCGCAACGACCGCTACGTGATTCCGGTTAAACAGGAGTACCGCAGCCATTACGGCGGCATCGTCCATGACCAGTCGTCATCCGGACAGACCTTGTTTATTGAGCCGGACGCAGTCGTCCAAGCCAATAACGAAGTACGCCGTTTGAAAATGAAAGAAAAAGAAGAAATCGACCGCATTCTCCAAATGCTTTCGGCCCAGGTGCAGGAAGTGGCGCATGAGCTTTTTGAGCTGGTCGAAGTGCTTGGCGAAATCGATTTGATTCTCGCAAAAGCCAAATACGGTTCGGCAAAGAAATGCTCCAAACCGGAAATGAACACAGAAGGCCACATCAATTTAAGGAAAGCCCGCCATCCGTTGATTCCAATCGACGAAGTGGTGGCAAACGACATCGAATTCGGCCGGGATGTAACGGCAATTGTCATTACCGGGCCGAACACGGGCGGGAAAACCGTCACCTTGAAAACCGTCGGCCTCTTTACGCTGATGGCGCAGGCTGGGATTCCAATCCCGGCGCTTGACGGTTCGGAACTTGCCGTTTTCGACCAGGTCTTTGCGGACATCGGAGACGAGCAGTCAATCGAACAAAGCTTAAGTACGTTTTCTTCACATATGGTCAATATTGTCGATATCTTAACGAAATTCGATGAACAATCACTGGTGATCTTTGATGAGCTGGGTGCCGGTACGGATCCGCAGGAAGGTGCAGCCCTAGCTATCTCGCTTCTTGATGAAGTGCACGGCCGCGGCGCACGCGTCATCGCGACGACGCATTATCCGGAACTGAAAGCTTATGCCTACAACCGGCCGGGTGTCGAGAACGCCAGTGTTGAATTTGACGTGGAAACCTTGAGCCCGACTTACCGCTTGCTGATCGGTGTGCCAGGGCGAAGCAATGCGTTTGAGATTTCGAAGCGCCTCGGCTTGCCTGAACACATCATCAAACATGCCCAGAGCTTTACCAGTACGGACCGCAGAGAAGTCGATTCAATGATTGCGTCTCTTGAAAAGAGCCGGAGAGAATCGGAGCGGGACGCCGAGCAATCCAAGGAGCTTTTGGAACAAGCGGAGCATCTGAAAAATGATTTGGAAGAGCAATTAAAGCAATACGAAAACCAGAAAGAGAAGCTGGAAGAAAAAGCGAAAGAAAAAGCGCGCAAAATTGTTGAACAGGCGACAAGAGAAGCGGAAGGCGTCATGTCCGAACTGCGCAAAATGCAAATGGACCAGGCGTCGAGCATCAAAGAACATCAGTTGATTGACGCCAAAAAACGCCTGGAAGCGGCAATGCCTGAGAACCGCGTATTGAAAAAAGCGGCAAAAGCCAATCAAACACGGGAACTGAAGCCAAACGACGAAGTGAAAGTCATTTCATTCGGCCAAAAAGGGACGCTGGTGGAAAAAGTATCCGCCAACGAATGGATTGTACAAATCGGCATCTTGAAAATGAAATTGCCTGAAACGGATCTTCAATACACTAAGCCCGAAAAACAGAAAGAAACAAGAACGATGGCTACGCTGAAAAACCGGGATAGCCATGTCAAACTGGAATTGGATCTTCGCGGTGAACGGTATGAAGACGCAATAGTCCGTGTTGAAAAATACATCGATGATGCGTTACTATCTAATTACCATCAAGTTTCAATCATTCATGGAAAAGGGACGGGAGCTCTTCGCCAAGGCGTCCAGCAATACTTGAAAAAACATCCGCGAGTGAAAAGTTACCGCTTCGGCGAAGCGGGAGAAGGCGGCTCTGGCGTAACAGTCGCTGAATTAAAGTGA